DNA from Opitutales bacterium:
CGGACTGGGGTGCCTTCCATCATGAGAGTCCCGAAGGCGAGAGATTCAGCATAGGCCCAGTCGATGCCCTTATCCTCTTCGAAGGCTTTCCACTTCTGCTTCACCTGGCGGGCTATCTTAGTGTTTGCCTTGATGTGATCAGGAACGGTGGTGAGGACTTTGGCAACATGTGTGAATTCCTCAAGATTGGGTGCGGTCTCAACGGGATCGAAATTATACTCGGGTTGATAAGTTGCGGTGGACCCGAAAAGCTTGGATCCGGAGATCTTAGCTTGTTCAGACTTTTTGGCTTCTTCGAACTCCTGGTTGAGCAAATCTTCAAAGTCTTTCCGTATCTGCCCAGCTTCGGCTTTGGTAAGCTCGCCAGCGTCAATCATCTGTTGGGCTAAGACCTCACTCTTCTCCATTTGCTTACCGATCTTTTTGTAAAGAACTGGCTGCGTGAACTTGGGCTCGTCCGACTCATTGTGTCCGTGTTTTCGATAGCAGAGGATGTCGATGAACACGTCCTCGCCGAAGGTTTGGCGATATTCGAGGGCAAGTTCAGATACGTAGAGCACGGCCAATGGGTCATCCCCGTTCACATGGAACACGGGCGACTCAATCATCTTTGCCACGTCGGTGCAATACCGGCTGGACCGGGCGTCGCGAGGATCGGTGGTGAAGCCAATTTGGTTGTTGATAACGATGTGGATCGTGCCGCCGGTGCGGTAGCCTGGGAGTTTGGAGAAATTCGCAACTTCTGCGACCACACCCTGGCCGGCGATTGCCGCATCGCCGTGGATCAAGATAGGCACGACTGACTTGCGTTCAATGTCCCCCCGAATGCGTTGCCGCGCACGCGCCTTTCCTTGGACTACACCATCCACCGCTTCGAGGTGCGATGGATTGGCAGCGAGACGTATTTCGACCTGTGCTCCAGAGGAAGTGGTTTTGACGGTGTCATAACCTAGGTGATATTTCACATCGCCGTCGCCGTGATTGAGATTTGGGATGTAATTTTCGCTAAATTCGTTGAAAATAAAGCGGTAGGATTTTCGCATGATATTTGCGAGGACATTGAGGCGACCACGGTGGGCCATCCCCATAACGATTTCCTGTCCACCAAACTCGGGGAAGCTTTCAATGATGGCATCCAAACTGTTGATGGCAGTCTCGCCGCCTTCGAGGGAGAATCGTTTTTGGCCGACGAAACGGGTGTGGAGGTATTTTTCAAAGATCTCCGCTTCGTAGAGCTTCTTTAGAACGCGTAGTTTTTTTTCTTTAGAAAATGTGGGAATGTTATTGGAGGGTTCCATCTTTCCCTGAAGCCAGCGACGCTTGGGGGACTCTTGGATATGCAAGTATTCTACACCGATGGGCCCGCAATAAGTAGTATTCAGGCGATTAAGAATTTCATCCAGACGCATGGTGACCCCGCCCAGATAGTTGCCCGTGTCGAATTCCTTCCCGAGATCCCCTTGAGAAAAACCGAGTCGCTCGAGTGTGAGACGTGGGTTGGGAACCGGCTCATGTAGTGGATTGATTGCTGCCTGTGTATGACCGTTGTCACGATACGCGTAGATAGCTCCGATAACGCGTGCTTGTAGTTTGGGCTCAACGTTCGGCTGATCCGAATCCGTCGCCGCTGGAGCGCGCGTCAATTCCCCGTCGTCGAGGGTCGATCCACCATTTTTACCAGATTTGCCAGAGGCGAGCTCGAAGCCTTCAAAGAAAATCTGCCATTCCCGGTCTATGGATT
Protein-coding regions in this window:
- a CDS encoding 2-oxoglutarate dehydrogenase E1 component, which gives rise to MKNLTFAGRWNADVIDAQYQQWLENPESIDREWQIFFEGFELASGKSGKNGGSTLDDGELTRAPAATDSDQPNVEPKLQARVIGAIYAYRDNGHTQAAINPLHEPVPNPRLTLERLGFSQGDLGKEFDTGNYLGGVTMRLDEILNRLNTTYCGPIGVEYLHIQESPKRRWLQGKMEPSNNIPTFSKEKKLRVLKKLYEAEIFEKYLHTRFVGQKRFSLEGGETAINSLDAIIESFPEFGGQEIVMGMAHRGRLNVLANIMRKSYRFIFNEFSENYIPNLNHGDGDVKYHLGYDTVKTTSSGAQVEIRLAANPSHLEAVDGVVQGKARARQRIRGDIERKSVVPILIHGDAAIAGQGVVAEVANFSKLPGYRTGGTIHIVINNQIGFTTDPRDARSSRYCTDVAKMIESPVFHVNGDDPLAVLYVSELALEYRQTFGEDVFIDILCYRKHGHNESDEPKFTQPVLYKKIGKQMEKSEVLAQQMIDAGELTKAEAGQIRKDFEDLLNQEFEEAKKSEQAKISGSKLFGSTATYQPEYNFDPVETAPNLEEFTHVAKVLTTVPDHIKANTKIARQVKQKWKAFEEDKGIDWAYAESLAFGTLMMEGTPVRLSGQDSERGTFSQRHAAWYDIDTRERYVPLLNLSDNQAQFCVYNSLLSEMAVLGFDYGYSLDYPEMLAMWEAQFGDFCNGAQVIIDQFIASSESKWQRVSGLVMLLPHGYEGMGPEHSSARLERFLQLCAEKNIQVANLTTPAQYFHILRRQMKRSFRKPLVIMSPKSLLRAKEATSEIKDFTEEIFHPILDDPTQPKNAERLIFCSGKVYYDLVAHRKASGLEKKAAIIRIEQLYPLHTVELKEIAPGYTQAKDVVWCQEEPKNMGPWTAIENRLEVSLSKRPRYAGRKPGASPAVGSLAAHKLEQIHLIKQAFADL